From a region of the Oxyura jamaicensis isolate SHBP4307 breed ruddy duck chromosome 9 unlocalized genomic scaffold, BPBGC_Ojam_1.0 oxy9_random_OJ106420, whole genome shotgun sequence genome:
- the LOC118157676 gene encoding bcl-2-related ovarian killer protein isoform X2 — translation MEVLRRSSVFAAEVMEVFDRSPTDKELVSQAKALCRDYINSRLVRAGVSWSKPECNAPVPGGKLAEVSTILLRLGDELEYIRPNVYRNIARQLNISLHSETVVTDAFLAVAAQIFTAGITWGKVVSLYAVAAGLAVDCVRHAQPAMVHTIVDCLGEFVRKTLVTWLKRRGGWTSRSVL, via the exons ATGGAAGTGCTTCGCCGATCCTCAGTCTTCGCTGCAGAGGTGATGGAGGTGTTCGACAGGTCTCCCACTGACAAGGAGCTTGTGTCCCAAGCTAAGGCTCTCTGCAGAGACTACATAAATTCGAGGCTGGTTCGAGCAGGTGTCAGCTGGAGCAAACCCGAGTGCAACGCGCCCGTGCCTGGCGGTAAGCTGGCCGAGGTGTCCACCATACTGCTGCGGCTGG GAGACGAGCTGGAATACATTCGCCCCAACGTCTACCGGAATATCGCCCGCCAGCTGAACATCTCGCTGCACTCGGAGACGGTGGTGACGGACGCCTTCCTGGCTGTAGCGGCGCAGATTTTCACAGCAG GCATAACATGGGGCAAGGTGGTGTCTCTCTACGCGGTGGCGGCAGGGCTGGCGGTGGACTGCGTGCGGCATGCACAGCCAGCCATGGTTCACACCATCGTCGACTGCCTGGGAGAGTTCGTCCGCAAGACCTTGGTGACATGGCTGAAAAGGCGAGGAGGCTGG